The Cyclopterus lumpus isolate fCycLum1 chromosome 12, fCycLum1.pri, whole genome shotgun sequence genome window below encodes:
- the tbx3a gene encoding T-box transcription factor TBX3a isoform X2 yields MNFLMRDPVIQGSSMAYHPFLSHRGPEFAMSAMLGHQPPFFPALALPHGGSLSMPGALGKPIMDQLMGAAETGLHFSSLGHQAAAVHLRPMKTLEPEEEVEDDPKVHLEAKELWELFHKRGTEMVITKSGRRMFPPFKVRCTGLDKKAKYILLMDIVAADDCRYKFHNSRWMVAGKADPEMPKRMYIHPDSPATGEQWMSKVVNFHKLKLTNNISDKHGFTILNSMHKYQPRFHIVRANDILKLPYSTFRTYVFPETDFIAVTAYQNDKITQLKIDHNPFAKGFRDTGNGRREKRKQLALQSMRSYEEQQKKENGASDDSSGEQASFKCFGQASSPAVSTAGPTHMKDFCDSDEDSDDESKDGHVKDGPDSSKISTTTKDGKEHEASPAKGHPLSNTDSTSRTRDSGQTTEKSHANSRHSPITVISSTTRSGEDLRSPSLDHPKTDECSRSISKDSFMPLTVQTDSPHIGHGHMPNFGFPTGLTGQQFFNHLGNAHPFLLHPSQFNMGGAFSNMAGMGPLLAAVSAGGVSTMDTTSMASPSQGLTGVPGLPFHLQQHVLASQGLAMSPFGSLFPYPYTYMAAAAAASSAASSAVHRHPFLNAVRPRLRYNPYSLPMTVPDSTLLTTAMPPMAGELKGDGGVPASPVSGVTLDSTSEVTSHSSTMSSGSVPMSPKTCTEKDAASELQSIQRLVSGLDSNQDRSRSGSP; encoded by the exons ATGAACTTCCTGATGAGAGATCCAGTCATACAGGGATCAAGTATGGCATATCATCCGTTTTTATCTCACCGGGGTCCGGAATTTGCCATGAGTGCAATGCTGGGTCACCAGCCTCCTTTCTTCCCGGCTCTGGCTCTCCCTCACGGCGGCTCCCTCTCTATGCCGGGCGCCCTGGGAAAGCCGATCATGGACCAGCTGATGGGAGCCGCGGAGACCGGGCTCCACTTCTCTTCGCTGGGGCACCAGGCTGCGGCCGTCCACCTCAGGCCTATGAAGACTCTGGAGCCtgaggaagaggtggaagaCGACCCTAAAGTGCACCTGGAAGCCAAGGAGCTTTGGGAACTCTTCCACAAGAGAGGCACCGAGATGGTGATCACCAAATCCGGAAG GCGGATGTTCCCCCCGTTCAAAGTGAGGTGCACTGGTCTGGACAAAAAGGCCAAATATATTCTCTTGATGGATATTGTTGCAGCTGACGACTGTAGATACAAATTTCATAACTCCCGTTGGATGGTGGCAGGGAAGGCCGACCCCGAAATGCCAAAGAGGATGTACATTCACCCGGACAGTCCGGCTACTGGTGAACAGTGGATGTCAAAAGTCGTCAATTTTCACAAACTCAAGCTGACAAATAACATCTCCGACAAGCACGGATTT ACCATACTTAACTCGATGCACAAATATCAGCCTCGATTTCACATTGTGAGGGCCAACGATATTCTCAAACTCCCGTACAGTACCTTCAGGACTTACGTTTTTCCCGAAACGGATTTCATTGCCGTGACTGCTTATCAAAATGACAAG ataACCCAGTTGAAAATTGACCATAACCCATTTGCTAAAGGATTCCGTGACACGGGAAATGGAAGACGGGAAAAGAG GAAACAGCTGGCTCTGCAATCCATGCGTTCATACGAGGAGCAGCAGAAAAAGGAGAACGGGGCTTCAGACGactcctctggagagcaggcgTCCTTTAAGTGCTTCGGCCAGGCCTCGTCCCCTGCCGTGTCTACCGCGGGCCCCACACACATGAAAG ATTTCTGCGACAGCGATGAGGACAGCGACGATGAGAGCAAAGATGGACACGTCAAAGATGGCCCGGACTCCAGCAAGATTTCCACGACTACCAAGGACGGGAAGGAGCACGAGGCGAGCCCAGCGAAGGGGCACCCCTTGAGCAACACTGACTCGACCAGCAGGACCCGCGACAGCGGTCAGACGACTGAGAAGAGCCACGCAAACTCGAGGCACAGCCCCATCACCGTCATCTCCAGCACCACCCGCTCTGGAGAAGACCTCAGGAGCCCGAGTCTGGATCATCCCAAAACGGACGAGTGCAGCAGGTCCATAAGCAAAGACAGTTTCATGCCTTTGACAGTTCAGACTGACAGCCCGCACATAGGCCACGGACACATGCCTAATTTTGGATTTCCAACAGGCCTAACAGGACAACAGTTTTTCAATCACCTTGGGAATGCGCATCCGTTTCTCTTGCACCCCAGTCAGTTCAACATGGGCGGTGCATTCTCAAACATGGCGGGCATGGGGCCACTATTGGCAGCCGTGTCCGCGGGAGGGGTGAGCACCATGGACACGACTAGCATGGCATCCCCCTCACAAGGTTTGACGGGAGTGCCAGGCCTGCCCTTTCATCTGCAGCAACATGTCTTGGCATCGCAG GGCCTCGCCATGTCTCCGTTCGGCAGCTTGTTCCCCTACCCGTACACGTACATGGCTGCTGCAGCGGCAGCGTCCTCCGCGGCCTCCTCCGCGGTGCACCGGCACCCCTTCCTGAACGCAGTGCGGCCCCGACTCAGGTACAACCCGTACTCCCTCCCCATGACGGTACCGGACAGCACCCTGCTCACCACAGCGATGCCCCCCATGGCCGGCGAGCTGAAGGGAGACGGCGGTGTCCCGGCC
- the tbx3a gene encoding T-box transcription factor TBX3a isoform X1 has product MNFLMRDPVIQGSSMAYHPFLSHRGPEFAMSAMLGHQPPFFPALALPHGGSLSMPGALGKPIMDQLMGAAETGLHFSSLGHQAAAVHLRPMKTLEPEEEVEDDPKVHLEAKELWELFHKRGTEMVITKSGRRMFPPFKVRCTGLDKKAKYILLMDIVAADDCRYKFHNSRWMVAGKADPEMPKRMYIHPDSPATGEQWMSKVVNFHKLKLTNNISDKHGFVSSTNTILNSMHKYQPRFHIVRANDILKLPYSTFRTYVFPETDFIAVTAYQNDKITQLKIDHNPFAKGFRDTGNGRREKRKQLALQSMRSYEEQQKKENGASDDSSGEQASFKCFGQASSPAVSTAGPTHMKDFCDSDEDSDDESKDGHVKDGPDSSKISTTTKDGKEHEASPAKGHPLSNTDSTSRTRDSGQTTEKSHANSRHSPITVISSTTRSGEDLRSPSLDHPKTDECSRSISKDSFMPLTVQTDSPHIGHGHMPNFGFPTGLTGQQFFNHLGNAHPFLLHPSQFNMGGAFSNMAGMGPLLAAVSAGGVSTMDTTSMASPSQGLTGVPGLPFHLQQHVLASQGLAMSPFGSLFPYPYTYMAAAAAASSAASSAVHRHPFLNAVRPRLRYNPYSLPMTVPDSTLLTTAMPPMAGELKGDGGVPASPVSGVTLDSTSEVTSHSSTMSSGSVPMSPKTCTEKDAASELQSIQRLVSGLDSNQDRSRSGSP; this is encoded by the exons ATGAACTTCCTGATGAGAGATCCAGTCATACAGGGATCAAGTATGGCATATCATCCGTTTTTATCTCACCGGGGTCCGGAATTTGCCATGAGTGCAATGCTGGGTCACCAGCCTCCTTTCTTCCCGGCTCTGGCTCTCCCTCACGGCGGCTCCCTCTCTATGCCGGGCGCCCTGGGAAAGCCGATCATGGACCAGCTGATGGGAGCCGCGGAGACCGGGCTCCACTTCTCTTCGCTGGGGCACCAGGCTGCGGCCGTCCACCTCAGGCCTATGAAGACTCTGGAGCCtgaggaagaggtggaagaCGACCCTAAAGTGCACCTGGAAGCCAAGGAGCTTTGGGAACTCTTCCACAAGAGAGGCACCGAGATGGTGATCACCAAATCCGGAAG GCGGATGTTCCCCCCGTTCAAAGTGAGGTGCACTGGTCTGGACAAAAAGGCCAAATATATTCTCTTGATGGATATTGTTGCAGCTGACGACTGTAGATACAAATTTCATAACTCCCGTTGGATGGTGGCAGGGAAGGCCGACCCCGAAATGCCAAAGAGGATGTACATTCACCCGGACAGTCCGGCTACTGGTGAACAGTGGATGTCAAAAGTCGTCAATTTTCACAAACTCAAGCTGACAAATAACATCTCCGACAAGCACGGATTTGTAAGTTCAACTAAT ACCATACTTAACTCGATGCACAAATATCAGCCTCGATTTCACATTGTGAGGGCCAACGATATTCTCAAACTCCCGTACAGTACCTTCAGGACTTACGTTTTTCCCGAAACGGATTTCATTGCCGTGACTGCTTATCAAAATGACAAG ataACCCAGTTGAAAATTGACCATAACCCATTTGCTAAAGGATTCCGTGACACGGGAAATGGAAGACGGGAAAAGAG GAAACAGCTGGCTCTGCAATCCATGCGTTCATACGAGGAGCAGCAGAAAAAGGAGAACGGGGCTTCAGACGactcctctggagagcaggcgTCCTTTAAGTGCTTCGGCCAGGCCTCGTCCCCTGCCGTGTCTACCGCGGGCCCCACACACATGAAAG ATTTCTGCGACAGCGATGAGGACAGCGACGATGAGAGCAAAGATGGACACGTCAAAGATGGCCCGGACTCCAGCAAGATTTCCACGACTACCAAGGACGGGAAGGAGCACGAGGCGAGCCCAGCGAAGGGGCACCCCTTGAGCAACACTGACTCGACCAGCAGGACCCGCGACAGCGGTCAGACGACTGAGAAGAGCCACGCAAACTCGAGGCACAGCCCCATCACCGTCATCTCCAGCACCACCCGCTCTGGAGAAGACCTCAGGAGCCCGAGTCTGGATCATCCCAAAACGGACGAGTGCAGCAGGTCCATAAGCAAAGACAGTTTCATGCCTTTGACAGTTCAGACTGACAGCCCGCACATAGGCCACGGACACATGCCTAATTTTGGATTTCCAACAGGCCTAACAGGACAACAGTTTTTCAATCACCTTGGGAATGCGCATCCGTTTCTCTTGCACCCCAGTCAGTTCAACATGGGCGGTGCATTCTCAAACATGGCGGGCATGGGGCCACTATTGGCAGCCGTGTCCGCGGGAGGGGTGAGCACCATGGACACGACTAGCATGGCATCCCCCTCACAAGGTTTGACGGGAGTGCCAGGCCTGCCCTTTCATCTGCAGCAACATGTCTTGGCATCGCAG GGCCTCGCCATGTCTCCGTTCGGCAGCTTGTTCCCCTACCCGTACACGTACATGGCTGCTGCAGCGGCAGCGTCCTCCGCGGCCTCCTCCGCGGTGCACCGGCACCCCTTCCTGAACGCAGTGCGGCCCCGACTCAGGTACAACCCGTACTCCCTCCCCATGACGGTACCGGACAGCACCCTGCTCACCACAGCGATGCCCCCCATGGCCGGCGAGCTGAAGGGAGACGGCGGTGTCCCGGCC